In the Zestosphaera sp. genome, one interval contains:
- a CDS encoding cysteine desulfurase — protein sequence MLDPSVLREDFPLLMKRNLIYFDNAATSQKPLQVIEAMRNFYENINSNIHRGVYSLSMEASRAYEDAREVVKDFIRAKYLEEVVFTSGATQSLNIVAYMLAPKLSPGDNIVVSIMEHHSNMLPWVRISKLRGVELRVVRLSKDYVINYEELTELVDKKTKIIAISHMSNVLGTIVDIRAVSKLARENESFLVVDGAQSVPHMPVSVRDLDVDFLVFSGHKMLGPTGIGVLYIKKEIQEFLEPPFTGGGTVEDVTLKNGTLEVKFLRMPWSLEAGTPNIAGAIGLSEAIKYLSKVGMENVILHEKALTAYTLKEVSNDELLSKYVKIYGPTNLEVRGGIVAFNVDDMNPNLVASFMDAYNVAVRSGYHCAQPLHEYIGAKLGTVRASYYIYNTKEEISLMIDALRELVKNRKILQATRNNDII from the coding sequence GTGCTCGATCCAAGTGTTTTAAGGGAGGATTTTCCGCTCCTCATGAAGAGAAATCTCATATACTTCGATAACGCCGCTACGTCTCAGAAGCCTCTTCAAGTAATTGAGGCAATGAGGAATTTTTATGAGAACATTAATAGCAACATTCATAGAGGTGTTTACAGTCTCTCCATGGAGGCGAGTAGAGCATATGAAGACGCTCGCGAAGTAGTGAAGGATTTCATAAGAGCTAAGTATCTTGAGGAAGTGGTATTCACGAGTGGCGCTACTCAATCCCTTAACATAGTTGCTTACATGCTTGCTCCAAAGTTGAGTCCCGGAGACAACATCGTGGTCTCTATAATGGAACACCATAGTAATATGCTACCCTGGGTACGGATCTCCAAGCTTAGAGGAGTTGAACTCAGAGTTGTTAGATTAAGTAAAGACTACGTTATAAATTATGAAGAACTGACTGAACTGGTAGATAAGAAGACTAAGATTATAGCTATTAGCCACATGAGTAATGTGCTGGGAACTATAGTTGACATTAGAGCTGTTTCTAAGCTAGCTCGGGAAAATGAGTCGTTCCTAGTCGTAGATGGAGCGCAAAGCGTGCCTCATATGCCTGTCTCAGTTAGAGATCTCGACGTGGATTTCCTAGTTTTTAGTGGACATAAAATGCTAGGTCCTACTGGGATTGGAGTTCTCTACATTAAGAAAGAAATACAAGAGTTCTTAGAACCGCCTTTTACGGGTGGCGGCACGGTGGAGGACGTAACGCTTAAGAACGGTACTCTCGAGGTGAAATTTCTGAGGATGCCGTGGAGTCTGGAGGCAGGCACTCCCAACATAGCCGGTGCTATAGGCTTAAGTGAGGCAATTAAGTATCTCTCGAAAGTTGGAATGGAAAACGTAATTCTCCACGAGAAAGCTCTCACTGCTTACACGCTCAAAGAGGTCAGTAACGATGAACTATTAAGCAAATACGTTAAGATATATGGACCAACAAACCTGGAAGTAAGGGGCGGTATTGTAGCATTCAACGTTGATGATATGAATCCCAATCTAGTCGCATCATTTATGGATGCCTATAACGTAGCTGTGAGGAGTGGGTACCACTGTGCTCAACCCCTTCATGAGTATATAGGGGCAAAACTAGGTACAGTCAGAGCAAGTTACTATATTTATAACACTAAAGAGGAGATAAGTTTAATGATTGATGCGCTACGTGAACTCGTGAAAAATAGGAAGATCTTGCAGGCTACACGCAATAATGATATTATCTAG
- a CDS encoding DHH family phosphoesterase, with translation MSYSEDMGRLIELTHKLVNTLKNYPVVCFSTHRDADPDAIASLLGVKFITESVSSTIKSGVLIPEGLNRIAAKIVKNLRLEEDLATSVNSCDLIVCVDASSKSQVPALDVATSRNYVIIDHHETNELSEKALVSIHFKDAGSTSELVALMMEILSLKPEARLATLLITGILYDTKNLRLAKPSTFRALYYLMSLCSECFEEAFNMMITTTEIDRSEKIAILKGISRAGLYELNRDFILAVTCVGAYEASVLKTLIDSGADVAIAISPRSGETRIYVRASRRIINTLRIPVASDLITYMAEELRGSGGGHEGAAGLSLNYEIDVNEVIKLVRRFFTKLNVRVNVLEEGRWADKCS, from the coding sequence ATGAGTTACTCAGAAGATATGGGAAGGCTAATAGAGTTAACACATAAGCTAGTGAATACCCTTAAAAACTATCCAGTAGTGTGTTTTTCTACACACAGAGACGCAGATCCTGATGCCATAGCTTCTCTTCTCGGGGTCAAGTTTATTACTGAATCAGTATCCAGCACCATTAAGTCTGGAGTCCTCATTCCTGAAGGACTTAACAGGATTGCTGCTAAGATAGTCAAGAATTTAAGACTTGAGGAAGACTTAGCCACTTCAGTAAATTCGTGTGATCTAATAGTGTGTGTCGACGCTTCAAGCAAGTCTCAAGTTCCTGCACTGGACGTTGCGACTAGCCGCAACTACGTGATTATAGATCATCACGAAACTAACGAGCTGTCTGAGAAGGCTCTAGTGTCTATTCACTTTAAAGATGCTGGGTCTACTAGTGAGTTAGTTGCTTTAATGATGGAGATACTTTCGCTAAAGCCAGAAGCTCGTTTAGCAACTCTCTTGATTACTGGAATACTATATGATACTAAGAACTTGAGATTAGCTAAGCCTTCTACTTTCCGAGCTCTCTACTACTTAATGAGCTTGTGTAGTGAGTGTTTTGAAGAAGCTTTTAATATGATGATTACTACAACAGAAATTGACAGAAGCGAAAAAATAGCTATTCTTAAAGGGATTTCAAGAGCTGGACTTTACGAGTTAAATAGAGACTTTATACTCGCTGTAACTTGTGTGGGTGCGTACGAAGCTTCAGTTCTGAAAACCCTTATTGATTCAGGAGCTGATGTGGCTATAGCTATTTCACCCAGGTCCGGCGAAACAAGAATCTATGTCAGAGCCTCTCGAAGAATAATAAACACTCTGAGAATTCCGGTAGCGTCTGACCTAATTACGTATATGGCTGAAGAGCTTAGGGGGTCGGGTGGAGGTCATGAGGGGGCGGCAGGACTTTCCTTAAATTACGAAATAGACGTTAATGAAGTGATTAAGTTGGTGAGGCGATTCTTTACCAAACTAAACGTAAGAGTTAATGTATTAGAGGAGGGTAGATGGGCTGATAAGTGCTCTTAG
- a CDS encoding prefoldin subunit beta: MAQKIPPELEQIILKYQQIESQLASVITQKTVISSELKDVERALNILQSVSPDTAVYKNTGFVFVKVDRDSTIKELQEKKEELEVRLQSFEKIEESLRKQFETVKKELEKYRIVPGEGKSG; the protein is encoded by the coding sequence ATGGCTCAGAAAATACCGCCCGAACTTGAGCAGATAATACTTAAGTACCAACAGATAGAGTCTCAGCTAGCGTCGGTAATAACGCAGAAGACCGTAATTTCTTCAGAGCTGAAAGATGTTGAAAGAGCTTTAAACATACTCCAGAGTGTCTCGCCAGATACAGCCGTGTATAAAAATACTGGATTCGTATTCGTGAAAGTAGACAGGGACTCTACAATAAAAGAACTTCAGGAAAAGAAAGAAGAACTTGAGGTAAGACTACAGAGTTTCGAGAAGATTGAGGAGTCGCTGAGGAAGCAGTTTGAAACCGTGAAGAAAGAACTAGAGAAGTATAGGATAGTGCCGGGCGAGGGAAAGAGTGGTTAG
- a CDS encoding 50S ribosomal protein L37ae yields the protein MSKLKVTGIAGRFGARYGSSLRKKWKEIMEKRYSDVTCPFCKARVTMKRLSVGVWQCPKCETIFAGGAYTPTTEVGTPKVQE from the coding sequence ATGAGTAAACTTAAAGTTACTGGCATTGCAGGGAGGTTCGGGGCCAGGTACGGCTCTTCTCTGAGGAAGAAGTGGAAGGAAATCATGGAGAAGAGATACTCTGATGTCACGTGTCCTTTCTGTAAAGCTAGAGTGACTATGAAGAGACTCTCTGTGGGAGTATGGCAATGCCCTAAGTGTGAAACTATTTTCGCTGGGGGCGCGTATACCCCCACCACAGAAGTAGGGACTCCGAAAGTCCAGGAGTAA
- the rrp42 gene encoding exosome complex protein Rrp42 gives MSVTPTSSDSIIPRLKAETLSTLVKKGVRADGRGLEDFRELKIITDYLPKADGSALVKLGDTQVLVGVKLELGSPYADAPEEGVLVVSAEFVPTASPAFEPGPPDENAIELARVIDRVLREYGVIDTSKLVVVPGRKVWVVWIDIYVLDHGGNLIDASAIATLAALLTTKVPRYTVTENELIQVDKSSYAGLLPVIKKALTVTVGKLGDSLIVDPTIEEEKVVTAKLVVGVGEDGSIAGLQKSGDGYLTLQEVEKATELALRKGNELMTKVAESLKVLEVASSSPAEEEKRESPENKSNA, from the coding sequence ATGTCTGTAACTCCTACATCATCAGACTCAATAATACCTAGACTTAAGGCAGAGACTCTCTCAACACTTGTGAAGAAGGGTGTGAGAGCTGACGGGAGAGGTCTAGAAGACTTTAGAGAGTTAAAGATAATTACTGACTACTTGCCTAAAGCCGACGGTTCCGCGTTAGTGAAGCTCGGTGACACGCAAGTATTAGTTGGGGTGAAGTTAGAGCTTGGCTCGCCATATGCTGACGCCCCAGAAGAGGGTGTTTTAGTAGTTTCAGCCGAGTTTGTTCCTACGGCATCACCAGCTTTTGAGCCGGGACCTCCTGACGAGAACGCTATCGAGTTAGCTAGAGTGATTGACAGAGTTTTAAGAGAGTACGGTGTCATAGACACTAGCAAGCTGGTTGTAGTGCCTGGGAGGAAGGTCTGGGTTGTCTGGATAGACATTTACGTGCTAGATCATGGAGGAAATCTAATAGACGCTTCAGCAATAGCTACTCTAGCAGCTTTACTAACGACTAAAGTTCCTAGATATACAGTCACAGAAAATGAGTTGATACAAGTAGATAAGTCATCTTACGCTGGTCTATTACCTGTAATTAAGAAAGCACTTACAGTAACTGTGGGGAAGTTAGGTGATTCACTAATAGTTGATCCAACGATAGAAGAGGAGAAGGTAGTAACTGCTAAGCTAGTTGTGGGAGTCGGTGAGGACGGCTCTATAGCTGGATTGCAGAAGTCTGGCGACGGATACTTAACACTGCAGGAAGTTGAGAAAGCTACTGAGTTGGCTTTAAGGAAAGGTAATGAGTTGATGACGAAAGTTGCTGAGTCTCTTAAGGTACTTGAAGTAGCAAGCTCCTCTCCTGCTGAGGAGGAGAAGAGAGAATCTCCTGAGAATAAGAGTAACGCTTAA
- the rrp41 gene encoding exosome complex exonuclease Rrp41, giving the protein MRGEKPRLVDEDGKRHDGRKLDELRPTKMEVGILSNASGSAYVEFGKTRVIAAVYGPREPPQRYMVLPHRAVLRCRYHMAPFSTDERKNPAPSRREIEISKVIREALEPVVMSEAFPRTSIDIFIEVISADGGTRTAALNAASLALADAGIPMRDLVAAVAVGKVSGYLVLDIDQVEDNYGEADMPVAMAPSLNMITLLQLNGVLTPKEFNQALNLALKGINEVYRLQKETLRNKYLVRVE; this is encoded by the coding sequence ATGAGAGGAGAGAAACCTAGGTTAGTAGATGAAGACGGAAAACGTCACGATGGGAGGAAGTTAGACGAGTTGAGACCTACTAAGATGGAAGTCGGTATTCTGAGCAACGCGAGCGGCTCAGCGTACGTAGAGTTTGGCAAGACTAGAGTCATAGCAGCAGTATACGGTCCTAGAGAACCGCCTCAACGCTACATGGTATTGCCGCACCGAGCTGTACTCAGGTGCAGGTATCATATGGCGCCATTCTCTACTGACGAGAGGAAAAACCCAGCACCCTCGAGGAGAGAGATAGAGATTTCTAAAGTGATTAGAGAAGCTTTAGAGCCTGTAGTAATGAGTGAGGCGTTTCCTAGAACATCAATAGATATTTTCATAGAAGTCATTAGTGCTGACGGGGGAACTCGGACAGCAGCTCTCAACGCAGCTTCATTAGCTCTAGCGGATGCCGGCATACCAATGAGAGACCTAGTAGCGGCAGTAGCTGTAGGTAAAGTCAGCGGGTATTTAGTTCTAGATATAGACCAAGTTGAAGATAATTATGGTGAGGCCGACATGCCGGTAGCTATGGCGCCCTCACTCAATATGATCACATTACTCCAGCTAAATGGTGTTTTAACGCCTAAAGAGTTTAATCAGGCCTTAAACCTAGCGCTTAAGGGCATTAACGAGGTGTATAGGCTCCAGAAAGAGACTTTACGTAATAAGTATTTAGTTAGGGTGGAGTAA
- the rrp4 gene encoding exosome complex RNA-binding protein Rrp4 — translation MSTQVEQKVERVLVAPGDKLAEGDYRISTPTTAYRVGSSYYSSVVGLLELNTQEKSLKVIPLKGSYYPKVGDVVIGIVSDVGLTNWELDIRAPFPGTLYAVDYLGRAVNPSKENLKDFLDVGDVVVGKVEVFDRTRNPVISTKGKEFGKVVDGALVEINPVKVPRLIGKKGSMQSLIESETNCKLIIGNNGRVIVLCEDKQYEDIVVRAIRKIEVEAHISGLTDRVKEFILVEKVKRGLVKNERRET, via the coding sequence GTGAGCACTCAAGTTGAGCAGAAAGTAGAGAGAGTTTTGGTAGCGCCTGGAGATAAATTGGCTGAAGGAGATTACAGAATCTCAACACCAACTACTGCTTACAGAGTAGGGAGTTCCTACTATTCCTCCGTGGTCGGCTTACTCGAACTCAATACTCAAGAAAAGAGTCTTAAGGTAATACCGCTTAAGGGCTCTTACTACCCTAAAGTAGGTGACGTAGTGATTGGGATAGTGAGTGATGTAGGACTTACTAACTGGGAATTAGATATAAGAGCGCCATTCCCAGGAACCCTATACGCGGTTGACTATCTCGGGCGAGCAGTCAATCCTTCTAAAGAAAATCTAAAAGACTTCTTAGACGTAGGCGATGTAGTAGTGGGCAAGGTAGAAGTCTTTGACAGAACTAGAAATCCAGTAATCTCTACTAAGGGTAAGGAGTTTGGTAAAGTTGTTGATGGTGCTTTAGTAGAGATAAACCCTGTTAAGGTTCCGAGACTCATAGGTAAGAAGGGCTCGATGCAGTCATTAATTGAATCAGAAACTAACTGTAAACTAATTATCGGCAACAACGGCAGGGTGATTGTCCTCTGCGAGGATAAGCAATATGAAGACATAGTAGTCAGAGCGATCAGGAAAATTGAGGTAGAAGCACACATATCTGGGTTAACAGACCGTGTGAAGGAATTTATTCTAGTAGAGAAAGTTAAGAGAGGTTTGGTGAAAAATGAGAGGAGAGAAACCTAG